A genome region from Hymenobacter tibetensis includes the following:
- a CDS encoding aldehyde dehydrogenase family protein has translation MSTLAAPVSSPPEAGALQHVFEQQKARSEALRRETTDPRANRLHKLGAWIADNRTAIQDALYADFRKPATETDVTEVWPSQTELKHTLKHLKKWTALRPVDTPLALMGARGWMQAEPKGVCLIIAPWNYPFYLAIDPLISALAAGNCVIIKPSEMTPAVAALLSRMAREVFDPAEVTVVEGDKEVATELLKLPFDHIFFTGSPQVGKVVMRAAAEHLTSVTLELGGKSPAIVDETADLRDAAEKIVWGKGINAGQTCVAPDYVLVHESVQDKLLMEMRLVVRRFYNPNGQGVAASESFARIVNQHHFERVAGLLEDAQLQGATVAMGGQVDASQHFIEPTVLLNAPTDSRVMQEEIFGPLLPMRTFRTLMEATNEVNTRPRPLALYIFTQNKENQRYLLRNIPAGGAAVNETILQLAHPELPFGGAGNSGIGRAHGYAGFLAFSNEKAVLKQRTGVTGIKSFYPPYTPKVQRMVGWLLRWL, from the coding sequence ATGTCCACCCTTGCTGCCCCCGTTTCCTCTCCGCCCGAAGCAGGGGCGTTGCAACATGTATTCGAGCAGCAAAAGGCTCGTTCCGAAGCGTTGCGCCGCGAAACAACCGACCCGCGGGCCAACCGTCTGCACAAGCTAGGCGCTTGGATAGCCGACAACCGCACCGCCATTCAGGACGCCTTGTACGCCGACTTCCGCAAGCCCGCCACCGAAACCGACGTTACGGAAGTGTGGCCCTCGCAAACTGAGCTAAAGCACACGCTCAAACACCTCAAAAAATGGACTGCCTTGCGGCCCGTCGATACGCCGCTGGCGCTTATGGGGGCTCGTGGCTGGATGCAGGCCGAGCCTAAAGGTGTGTGCTTGATCATTGCACCCTGGAACTACCCCTTCTACCTCGCCATCGACCCGCTGATATCGGCGTTGGCAGCCGGCAACTGCGTAATCATCAAGCCTTCCGAAATGACGCCCGCCGTCGCGGCACTGCTGAGCCGGATGGCCCGTGAGGTCTTCGACCCGGCAGAAGTAACCGTGGTGGAAGGCGACAAAGAAGTGGCCACTGAACTACTCAAGCTGCCCTTCGACCACATCTTCTTTACAGGAAGCCCGCAGGTAGGCAAAGTAGTGATGCGAGCCGCTGCTGAGCACCTAACCAGCGTTACGTTGGAGCTAGGCGGCAAAAGCCCGGCTATAGTAGACGAAACCGCCGACCTGCGCGATGCGGCCGAGAAAATCGTGTGGGGCAAAGGCATCAACGCCGGCCAAACCTGCGTAGCGCCCGATTACGTGCTGGTGCACGAGTCGGTGCAAGACAAGCTGCTTATGGAAATGCGGCTGGTAGTCCGGCGCTTCTACAACCCCAACGGGCAGGGGGTAGCGGCTTCCGAGTCATTTGCGCGCATTGTCAACCAGCACCATTTCGAGCGGGTGGCCGGGCTGCTCGAAGATGCGCAGCTGCAAGGGGCCACCGTGGCAATGGGCGGCCAGGTAGACGCCAGCCAGCACTTCATTGAGCCCACCGTGCTGCTCAACGCGCCAACGGATAGCCGCGTGATGCAAGAGGAAATCTTCGGGCCGCTGTTACCCATGCGCACCTTCCGCACCCTCATGGAAGCCACCAACGAGGTGAACACCCGGCCGCGGCCGTTGGCTCTGTACATTTTCACGCAAAACAAGGAAAACCAACGCTACCTGCTGCGCAACATTCCGGCCGGCGGCGCGGCCGTCAACGAAACCATCTTGCAGCTTGCCCACCCCGAGCTGCCTTTTGGGGGGGCCGGCAACAGCGGCATTGGTCGGGCCCACGGCTACGCTGGTTTCCTGGCCTTCTCCAATGAAAAAGCCGTGCTCAAGCAGCGCACTGGCGTGACGGGCATTAAAAGCTTCTATCCGCCTTACACGCCCAAGGTGCAACGCATGGTTGGCTGGCTGCTGCGCTGGCTGTAG
- the bla gene encoding subclass B1 metallo-beta-lactamase, whose product MSLRFLIALRQLPLLASLLLAPLSLLAGPLPSVKLEPLHLQVRPIAPDVYVHTSYRRYPGNPVPVPSNGLIIKTKTGALVIDTAWDADQTLELLRYIADSLHQRVRLVVVTHAHEDRLGGLPVLQANNIKVYSTPLTAQRAATMDFGVPTAAIKPYTVIRAGRTRLELFYPGPGHAPDNLVAWLPGQQVLFGGCLVKGADATALGNIDDANLKQWPSSIRKVAARYPKAAIVVPGHGQWGNFSMFQHTLELLHSPSSRPQTALNGQP is encoded by the coding sequence TTGTCTTTACGCTTCCTTATTGCCCTGCGCCAGCTACCGTTGCTGGCATCGTTGCTTTTAGCTCCCCTTTCCTTGCTTGCTGGCCCACTGCCCAGCGTTAAGCTAGAGCCACTGCACCTCCAGGTGCGCCCTATTGCGCCCGATGTATATGTGCACACGTCGTATCGGCGCTATCCTGGCAACCCTGTTCCGGTGCCATCCAATGGCTTGATTATCAAAACCAAAACTGGCGCCTTGGTAATCGACACTGCCTGGGACGCCGATCAGACGCTAGAGCTTTTGCGCTACATTGCCGACAGCCTGCACCAACGAGTGCGCCTCGTGGTTGTCACCCACGCACACGAAGACCGGCTCGGTGGCTTGCCGGTTTTGCAAGCCAATAATATAAAGGTGTACAGCACGCCCCTTACGGCCCAGCGCGCCGCCACCATGGACTTTGGTGTTCCTACAGCGGCCATCAAGCCCTATACCGTTATCCGGGCCGGACGCACGCGGCTAGAACTGTTTTACCCCGGCCCTGGCCATGCGCCTGATAACCTGGTGGCTTGGCTGCCCGGCCAGCAGGTGCTCTTTGGCGGCTGCCTGGTGAAAGGCGCTGATGCCACCGCCCTCGGCAACATTGATGATGCCAACCTGAAGCAGTGGCCTAGCAGCATACGGAAAGTGGCAGCGCGTTACCCGAAAGCGGCCATTGTAGTGCCTGGCCACGGCCAGTGGGGAAACTTCAGCATGTTTCAGCATACGCTAGAGCTGCTGCACTCCCCCAGCAGCCGACCACAAACCGCTTTAAACGGGCAACCCTAA
- a CDS encoding T9SS type A sorting domain-containing protein, with protein sequence MSYRFTLPFRRPLRASRWALLGVLAGVGSTLSAQAQVPSFPGAEGAGKFTSGGRGTVAEATTVFEVTNLTDDGLPGSLRYAVTQAATHRTVVFRVSGTIHLLSDLRLSRANTTIAGQTAPGDGICVADFPVSLNADNIIVRFVRFRLGDKNQNQGMVNGSGDDDAFGGIGRRKIMIDHCTMSWSADEACTVYRGDSTTLQWNIISEPLDYSYHFETGDTDFERHGYGGIWGGRNASMHHNLLAHMRGRMPRFDGSRTLTPVAVGQENVDFRNNVLYNWASYNVNGGEGGNYNVVNNYYKYGPSTATGSSGGVPIRSEVLNPYKQNSAPVLPYGKYYLTGNYVEGYPAVTARNWLGAVMNGGTRADTAAAKVTTPFTILPPPPQSALDAYMAVLQQAGCVLPVRDALDQRIVNDVINRTGALIDVQGGFPHGTPYSTSQVAWPVLNSLPAPPDTDHDGMPDAWETSMGLNPNNATDRNVRGATGYTMLENYLNGLTATVLALPAASDASTEVLQAYPNPSQNQLTLAHPAAHRGAHLAVYSFDGRQVLHLPVSAGTRKTYMQTAALVRGNYLVLYTDGQQRLLVKFSKE encoded by the coding sequence ATGTCGTACCGTTTTACTCTGCCATTTCGTAGGCCGCTTCGTGCCAGCCGGTGGGCTCTACTAGGAGTACTAGCTGGTGTTGGAAGTACACTATCCGCGCAGGCCCAGGTGCCATCCTTCCCGGGGGCCGAAGGAGCCGGCAAGTTCACCTCGGGCGGCCGTGGCACAGTGGCGGAAGCTACCACCGTGTTTGAAGTCACCAACCTGACCGACGATGGCCTGCCCGGCAGCTTGCGCTACGCCGTTACGCAGGCCGCCACCCACCGCACCGTGGTATTCCGGGTATCGGGTACCATTCATTTGCTTTCCGATTTGCGCCTGAGTCGCGCCAACACCACCATTGCGGGCCAAACCGCACCCGGCGACGGTATCTGCGTAGCCGACTTCCCCGTTAGTCTCAACGCCGACAACATCATCGTCCGCTTTGTCCGGTTCCGGCTCGGCGACAAAAACCAGAACCAGGGCATGGTAAATGGCAGCGGCGATGATGATGCGTTTGGCGGTATCGGGCGCCGCAAAATCATGATCGACCATTGTACCATGAGCTGGTCGGCGGACGAGGCTTGCACGGTGTACCGCGGTGACAGTACTACATTGCAGTGGAACATCATCAGTGAGCCCCTCGACTACTCCTACCACTTCGAAACCGGCGACACCGACTTCGAGCGGCACGGGTACGGCGGCATCTGGGGCGGCCGCAACGCGAGCATGCACCACAATCTGCTGGCCCATATGCGGGGCCGGATGCCGCGCTTTGATGGCAGCCGCACCCTTACGCCCGTGGCAGTTGGGCAGGAAAACGTGGACTTCCGCAACAACGTGCTCTACAACTGGGCTTCCTACAACGTGAACGGGGGCGAAGGCGGCAACTACAACGTCGTCAACAACTACTACAAGTACGGCCCCTCCACGGCTACCGGTTCTTCGGGCGGCGTGCCTATCCGCAGTGAAGTATTGAACCCCTACAAGCAGAACTCGGCGCCGGTGCTACCCTACGGCAAGTATTACCTAACGGGCAACTACGTAGAGGGCTACCCTGCCGTCACGGCCCGCAACTGGCTGGGGGCCGTGATGAACGGCGGCACTCGCGCAGATACGGCCGCCGCCAAAGTGACCACGCCTTTCACCATACTGCCGCCGCCGCCGCAAAGCGCCCTGGACGCCTACATGGCTGTGCTGCAACAAGCCGGTTGCGTGCTGCCCGTCCGCGACGCTCTTGATCAGCGCATTGTCAATGATGTTATCAACCGCACGGGCGCGTTGATTGATGTGCAAGGCGGCTTTCCGCACGGCACGCCCTATAGCACCTCCCAAGTGGCGTGGCCGGTATTGAACTCCCTGCCCGCACCCCCCGACACCGACCACGACGGCATGCCCGATGCCTGGGAAACCAGCATGGGCCTCAACCCCAACAACGCCACCGACCGCAACGTCCGCGGCGCCACTGGCTACACCATGTTGGAGAACTATCTGAACGGGCTAACTGCCACGGTACTGGCTCTGCCCGCAGCGTCAGATGCCTCCACCGAAGTCCTGCAAGCCTACCCTAATCCTTCTCAAAACCAGCTCACGCTGGCGCACCCCGCCGCGCACCGCGGCGCCCACTTGGCGGTGTATAGCTTCGACGGCCGCCAGGTGCTACACCTGCCCGTCAGCGCTGGCACCCGCAAAACCTACATGCAAACTGCCGCTCTGGTCCGTGGTAACTACCTCGTGCTATACACTGATGGGCAGCAGCGCCTGCTGGTGAAATTCAGCAAGGAATAG
- a CDS encoding T-complex 10 C-terminal domain-containing protein yields the protein MNKTLLFLSTACLLTAASCTQDKPAAVDAATTPSADTAVVVSNNPADTNALAARVAEDLQLTDTAVVTRIEKTYYTRDQQLNEANTRYATDTTGRYAALRTINDETDEQVRTIVPDQYDAYAANRGIYYAGTPYTTAPAAPAASAPAATPARRRGPAIEKYSTKANGDTKIKYANGKTVKIDKDGDTKVEYPNGTKVKRDADDGTRKVKD from the coding sequence ATGAATAAGACCCTGCTCTTTCTTTCGACGGCCTGCCTGCTCACGGCGGCCTCCTGCACCCAAGATAAACCGGCCGCCGTTGATGCCGCCACCACTCCCTCCGCCGATACGGCCGTAGTGGTCAGCAACAACCCCGCCGACACCAATGCTCTAGCCGCCCGCGTAGCCGAAGACCTTCAGCTAACCGACACCGCCGTGGTAACGCGCATCGAGAAAACCTACTACACCCGCGACCAGCAGCTTAACGAGGCCAATACTCGCTACGCCACCGATACCACCGGCCGCTACGCCGCGCTACGCACCATCAACGACGAAACCGACGAGCAGGTGCGCACCATCGTGCCCGACCAATACGATGCGTACGCCGCAAACCGTGGCATCTATTACGCGGGTACGCCTTACACCACGGCTCCGGCGGCTCCCGCCGCCTCTGCGCCTGCCGCAACCCCGGCCCGCCGCCGTGGCCCCGCCATCGAGAAGTACAGCACCAAGGCCAACGGCGACACGAAAATCAAATATGCCAACGGCAAAACCGTGAAAATCGACAAGGACGGCGACACGAAAGTGGAGTATCCGAACGGCACTAAAGTGAAGCGCGACGCCGACGATGGTACGCGGAAAGTGAAAGACTAA
- a CDS encoding major royal jelly family protein — translation MKRILLPLLALLTATPLFTGCNDDNDDAPADPAALPGVTLSQTATSQVQWTGVAVLRDGRLFANFPRMETDTIPYSVAEIQGQQAIAFPDTTWNNWKPSLPAQNRFVCVQSVYTDANNFLWVLDAASPQMRGVVRNGAKLLKFDPNTRQLIQRVDFDETVVYPTSYLNDVRIDTERNYAYITDSNQGAIIVVNLATGRSRRLLGNHPSTKSENLILTVEGRVWRNRSGKLPSIDSDGLALSPDREFIYYHALTARTLYRIRTQYLRDEALPASQLGQRVELVGDTGPTDGMLFDPSGNLYFTTFELNAVTRLTPDGQFQVIARDPQLKWPDSFSLGPDGALYVTTSQLHIPRSQRTEPFQIFKITLPQ, via the coding sequence ATGAAACGCATTCTACTCCCACTGCTGGCCTTACTAACCGCTACGCCCCTCTTCACGGGCTGCAACGACGACAACGACGACGCTCCCGCCGACCCGGCCGCGCTACCGGGCGTCACGCTCAGCCAAACGGCAACGTCTCAAGTGCAATGGACCGGGGTGGCTGTACTCCGCGACGGCCGCCTGTTTGCCAACTTCCCCCGCATGGAAACCGACACCATACCGTATTCGGTGGCTGAAATCCAGGGGCAGCAGGCTATTGCGTTTCCAGACACCACCTGGAACAACTGGAAGCCGTCGTTGCCGGCCCAAAACCGGTTTGTGTGCGTCCAAAGTGTGTATACCGATGCCAACAACTTCCTGTGGGTGCTGGACGCTGCTTCGCCGCAGATGCGGGGCGTGGTGCGCAACGGAGCCAAGCTGCTGAAGTTCGACCCCAACACCCGCCAGCTCATACAGCGCGTCGATTTCGACGAAACGGTGGTATACCCAACTAGCTACCTCAATGATGTGCGGATTGACACCGAGCGCAACTACGCCTACATCACCGACTCCAACCAAGGAGCTATTATCGTGGTGAACCTAGCTACCGGCCGCAGCCGGCGCCTACTGGGCAACCACCCCTCCACCAAATCAGAAAACCTGATTCTGACCGTGGAAGGCCGGGTATGGCGCAACCGCAGCGGCAAGCTCCCTTCCATTGATTCCGACGGCTTGGCGCTGTCGCCCGACCGGGAGTTTATTTACTACCATGCCCTCACGGCCCGTACGCTCTACCGCATTCGGACGCAGTATTTGCGCGACGAAGCCCTACCTGCTTCCCAACTAGGCCAGCGCGTGGAGCTCGTAGGCGACACCGGCCCGACGGACGGTATGCTGTTTGACCCTTCCGGCAACTTGTATTTCACCACCTTCGAGCTCAACGCCGTGACTCGCCTTACCCCGGACGGCCAGTTCCAGGTGATAGCGCGCGACCCGCAGCTTAAGTGGCCCGACAGCTTCTCCCTGGGCCCTGATGGCGCCCTGTACGTTACCACGTCGCAGCTGCACATTCCCCGCTCCCAGCGCACCGAGCCCTTCCAGATCTTCAAGATTACCCTGCCGCAATAG
- a CDS encoding MFS transporter yields the protein MIETEVREVSTAQQARIAIALFFFVSGFGFSTWASRIPTIQHHLGLSEAQLGGVLLALPVGLMLTLPITGWLLQRFSSRQIMMVGAVLYNVALALLGFAQETWQLVALLFCFGSSRNLLNISVNAQSVSVQALYSRSIIASFHGVWSVAGFAAAALSAALVPAGVMPAYHFLAVAAVLTAIAVYFFPTTLEVAPVATARRAGFALPDKALLKFGVIAFACMACEGTMYDWSGIYFQKAVHMPKESATIGYAVYMVAMTTGRFTGDWLANRFGVKTILHYSGLLMTAGLALAALFPVPLVAGLGFVLVGLGVSCVIPMVFGMAGRTVALSSGSAVAGVSTVGYFGFLVVPPVVGFVAEAANLQWSFGLVALLGVVVVALVRRIDEA from the coding sequence ATGATAGAAACGGAAGTTCGGGAAGTGTCCACGGCCCAGCAGGCGCGGATAGCTATTGCATTGTTTTTCTTTGTGTCGGGGTTCGGCTTTTCTACGTGGGCCTCCCGGATTCCAACTATTCAACACCACTTAGGCTTGAGTGAGGCGCAGTTGGGCGGAGTGCTGCTGGCCCTGCCTGTTGGCCTGATGCTCACGCTGCCCATAACCGGCTGGCTGCTCCAGCGCTTCAGCAGCCGCCAGATTATGATGGTGGGCGCAGTGCTCTACAACGTGGCGCTGGCGCTCCTGGGGTTCGCGCAGGAAACGTGGCAGTTGGTGGCACTGCTCTTCTGCTTCGGCTCCTCACGAAACCTGCTCAATATTTCCGTGAATGCGCAATCGGTGAGTGTGCAGGCACTGTATTCGCGGTCCATTATTGCCAGCTTTCATGGGGTATGGAGCGTGGCTGGCTTTGCGGCAGCGGCCCTAAGTGCGGCCTTGGTGCCGGCTGGCGTTATGCCCGCATACCATTTTCTGGCCGTGGCCGCCGTGCTTACGGCCATAGCCGTGTACTTTTTCCCGACCACGCTGGAAGTGGCGCCCGTAGCCACCGCGCGGCGCGCCGGCTTCGCGCTACCCGACAAGGCGCTGCTGAAATTCGGGGTTATTGCCTTTGCCTGCATGGCGTGCGAAGGAACCATGTATGACTGGAGCGGCATCTATTTTCAGAAAGCCGTGCACATGCCCAAGGAAAGCGCCACCATCGGGTATGCCGTGTACATGGTGGCCATGACCACCGGCCGCTTCACCGGCGACTGGCTTGCCAACCGGTTCGGCGTGAAAACCATTCTGCACTATAGCGGCCTGCTGATGACGGCCGGGCTAGCCTTGGCAGCCCTGTTTCCGGTGCCCCTGGTAGCGGGCCTGGGGTTTGTGTTGGTAGGCTTGGGCGTGTCGTGCGTCATCCCGATGGTGTTTGGCATGGCAGGCCGCACGGTAGCACTCAGCTCTGGCTCCGCTGTTGCTGGGGTTTCCACAGTGGGCTACTTCGGGTTTCTGGTGGTGCCGCCGGTGGTAGGATTTGTAGCCGAGGCCGCCAATCTGCAATGGTCGTTTGGGTTGGTAGCCTTGCTGGGCGTGGTAGTAGTGGCCCTGGTCCGACGCATAGACGAAGCCTGA